From Thalassotalea euphylliae, the proteins below share one genomic window:
- a CDS encoding class I SAM-dependent methyltransferase, giving the protein MRPVMDVFKYYQKLASDNSLSNTEKCGRYASQQESEKHIFTDTLSKLPLLTSTNKKVIDVGCGCSYPVLELIQHCHRHQHQLTLVDSGEMLEQLPNASFIEKIAGQFPQVDVIEKYRSSFDAVIAYGVFQCVYSHANFIAFTDALVELLAPGGMLLIGDISNNTKKKRYLSSESGQAFHKAWSNSDETPKVFWNQFEPNSLDDTTVMMLCSRYRQMGYETYILPQNTELPFSQSREDLLVTRW; this is encoded by the coding sequence ATGAGACCAGTGATGGACGTTTTTAAATACTACCAAAAATTAGCGAGCGATAATTCATTATCAAACACCGAAAAATGTGGTCGCTATGCTAGCCAACAAGAAAGTGAAAAACACATCTTTACCGATACACTGAGTAAACTGCCACTATTAACGAGTACAAATAAAAAAGTGATTGATGTTGGCTGCGGGTGCTCTTACCCTGTACTTGAGTTAATTCAGCATTGCCACCGACATCAACACCAACTAACCTTGGTTGATAGTGGAGAAATGTTAGAGCAACTGCCAAACGCAAGCTTTATTGAAAAGATAGCAGGGCAATTTCCGCAAGTCGATGTGATTGAAAAATATCGGAGTTCATTTGATGCTGTTATCGCGTACGGCGTGTTCCAATGTGTCTATAGCCATGCAAATTTTATCGCCTTTACCGATGCTTTAGTTGAACTGCTCGCCCCAGGAGGAATGCTGCTCATTGGTGATATTTCTAACAATACCAAGAAAAAACGTTATCTTTCATCAGAATCAGGACAAGCATTTCACAAAGCCTGGAGCAACAGCGATGAGACTCCTAAAGTATTCTGGAATCAATTTGAACCAAATAGTTTAGACGACACCACAGTCATGATGTTATGCAGTCGTTACCGCCAGATGGGCTACGAAACTTATATTCTCCCTCAAAATACTGAGCTACCGTTTTCACAATCAAGAGAAGATTTATTGGTAACCAGATGGTAA
- a CDS encoding class I SAM-dependent methyltransferase, protein MNHFEYYKKQAMTAGLSDTERVGRYASQQDDETHIFDDVVSKLPALTQQKTTIIDIGCGCSDPVKRLIANANAYQQQLVLVDSEEMLARLPEQNNITKVACQFPDRAFVEQYQGKADAIIVYSVFQYPFLQHNFISFTDNLVALLAPLGHLLIADLPNLTKKKRFLSSQSGIEFHQQWTGDNSKPDVNWNQLEAQGLDDSVITMLLLRYRQMGFETYLLPQQSGLPFSHTREDLLIVRR, encoded by the coding sequence GTGAATCACTTTGAATACTACAAAAAACAAGCAATGACAGCTGGCTTGTCAGACACCGAGCGCGTTGGTCGCTATGCCAGCCAACAAGACGATGAAACTCATATTTTTGATGATGTAGTTAGCAAGCTTCCCGCTCTAACGCAGCAAAAAACTACAATTATTGATATCGGCTGTGGCTGCTCAGATCCGGTCAAACGGTTGATCGCAAATGCTAATGCGTATCAGCAACAGCTTGTATTAGTTGATAGTGAAGAGATGTTGGCTCGTTTACCTGAACAAAACAATATCACCAAAGTAGCTTGTCAATTTCCCGATAGAGCCTTTGTTGAACAATATCAAGGTAAAGCAGATGCCATTATTGTCTACAGTGTTTTTCAATACCCATTTTTGCAGCATAATTTTATTTCGTTTACTGACAACTTAGTCGCTTTACTTGCACCTCTGGGGCATTTATTAATTGCTGACTTGCCTAATTTAACGAAAAAAAAGCGTTTTCTATCATCGCAAAGTGGTATTGAATTTCACCAACAATGGACTGGAGATAATAGTAAACCTGATGTCAATTGGAACCAACTTGAAGCCCAAGGTCTCGATGATAGCGTTATTACCATGTTACTCCTTAGGTATCGACAAATGGGCTTTGAGACTTACCTATTACCTCAACAATCAGGCTTGCCGTTTAGCCATACCAGAGAAGACCTATTAATAGTAAGACGATAG
- the pseI gene encoding pseudaminic acid synthase, with the protein MPNQEIIIDQRVIGKNSPPYIIAELSANHNGSIEKAMACIDMAKKMGADAVKIQTYTPDTMTLDSDKSDFKITEGPWKGYTLYELYREAHTPYEWHRALFKHARELGITIFSSPFDESAVDLLEELDAPAYKIASFELTDLPLIKYVAKTGKPIIMSTGMANFQEIEQAVTTARTSGCKDIVVLHCISAYPAPISESNVNTIPDIANKLEVLSGLSDHTLGTTVAVTATALGATVIEKHVTLSREEKGPDSEFSLEPDELAQLCIQTERAWHALGEAGYDQKPAEVANKRFRRSIYFVTDIKAGEVITTKHLRRIRPGFGLAPKYFDEIIGKIAKTDVKAGTAASWVHIQR; encoded by the coding sequence ATGCCTAATCAAGAAATCATTATCGACCAGCGAGTGATAGGAAAAAACAGCCCACCTTATATCATTGCTGAACTTTCTGCGAACCATAATGGATCTATTGAAAAAGCAATGGCATGTATTGATATGGCCAAGAAAATGGGAGCTGATGCGGTAAAAATTCAAACTTATACGCCTGATACTATGACACTCGATAGTGACAAAAGCGATTTTAAAATTACTGAGGGGCCCTGGAAAGGCTACACCCTTTATGAGCTTTATAGAGAAGCTCACACTCCTTATGAATGGCACAGGGCGCTTTTTAAACACGCCAGAGAGCTTGGTATAACTATTTTTAGTAGCCCGTTTGATGAAAGCGCGGTTGACTTACTCGAAGAGTTGGATGCGCCAGCCTACAAAATTGCTTCGTTTGAGCTTACTGACTTACCACTAATTAAATATGTAGCCAAAACAGGTAAGCCAATAATCATGTCAACTGGCATGGCTAATTTTCAAGAAATTGAACAGGCCGTTACTACTGCCAGAACCTCAGGCTGTAAAGACATTGTCGTTTTACATTGTATCAGTGCGTACCCTGCACCAATCTCAGAAAGCAACGTGAACACTATTCCCGATATCGCTAATAAACTTGAGGTACTATCAGGCCTATCAGATCATACATTAGGTACTACGGTTGCTGTCACAGCGACAGCACTAGGCGCAACTGTTATTGAAAAGCATGTCACCTTATCTCGAGAAGAAAAAGGCCCTGATAGCGAGTTTTCATTGGAGCCAGATGAGCTGGCACAACTTTGCATTCAAACAGAGCGAGCTTGGCATGCACTTGGCGAAGCAGGATATGACCAAAAGCCAGCGGAAGTTGCAAACAAACGGTTTAGGCGTTCAATTTACTTTGTGACAGATATAAAAGCTGGTGAAGTTATCACAACGAAACATCTTCGCCGTATACGCCCTGGATTTGGCTTAGCACCTAAGTACTTTGATGAGATTATTGGTAAAATCGCCAAAACTGATGTCAAAGCAGGCACTGCAGCTAGCTGGGTTCATATTCAAAGATGA
- the pseG gene encoding UDP-2,4-diacetamido-2,4,6-trideoxy-beta-L-altropyranose hydrolase produces the protein MAFANHTRHILLDDNIKTIVFRVDASPKLATGHLMRCLTLAKALLSLNSKLDVCFVCCLLPKNLKALIQQERIKLIELALNVDCKTWEQDVDSAACKQVFSKLNKIDLLIVDHYHIDSQWQDSLNGYYQKLCVIDDLANRHHLADYLIDQTYGREQQDYLSLLSPKCQTMLGSRYMLLRNEFAKLRVQAIDKRKKTNAIKKILVVMGGIDEQNVSVKILGLLAKAYIDSSLPIIKVAVVASRCTPCLSELSGLSLKYDWLTLHIDTKNISNLMLEADLAIGASGTTTWERCCMGLPTLSLIVAENQSLVNHNVSKKGASINLGMPQNLNTQIIVSAILSLNKNKNMYDTMVTQALEICDGTGAYRIASRLLSPSVSLRSAQNSDIKTVFNWQSDPKIRQFSRNPKPVSWEEHKAWYHASQANPKRHMYIIEFQEQPAGVLRLDLIPKTSDYEVSILVSPNLQRQNIALKALHAIDEHFFKRNIHAYVSTANKASQSLFTQANYRRVSDEHFIRPANNLTREDNN, from the coding sequence ATGGCATTTGCGAATCATACTCGTCATATCCTCTTGGATGATAATATCAAAACAATAGTATTTCGAGTAGACGCCTCACCTAAACTGGCAACTGGCCATTTAATGCGGTGTCTAACGCTCGCAAAAGCATTGCTTTCCCTAAATAGCAAGCTTGATGTGTGCTTTGTTTGCTGCTTACTCCCTAAAAATTTAAAAGCACTGATTCAACAAGAGAGAATTAAACTAATTGAACTTGCGCTCAATGTCGATTGCAAAACATGGGAACAAGACGTTGATTCTGCAGCATGCAAGCAGGTGTTTAGCAAATTAAATAAAATTGACTTGCTCATTGTTGACCACTACCACATTGACAGCCAATGGCAAGACTCGCTTAATGGCTATTATCAAAAGCTTTGTGTTATTGACGATTTAGCCAATAGACATCACCTAGCAGACTATCTAATTGATCAAACCTATGGTAGAGAGCAACAAGATTATCTCTCTTTACTCTCTCCAAAATGCCAAACAATGCTGGGCAGTCGCTACATGTTGCTCAGGAACGAATTTGCAAAGCTACGCGTTCAAGCCATAGACAAACGAAAAAAGACCAACGCAATAAAAAAAATTCTGGTAGTAATGGGTGGGATTGATGAGCAAAACGTTAGTGTAAAAATTCTTGGACTTTTGGCAAAAGCTTACATTGATTCTAGTTTACCAATTATAAAGGTAGCTGTTGTTGCGAGCAGATGCACACCTTGTTTAAGCGAACTCAGCGGCTTATCGCTTAAATATGACTGGTTAACCTTACATATTGACACAAAGAATATTAGCAACCTAATGCTCGAGGCCGATTTAGCAATTGGCGCAAGCGGGACAACAACATGGGAGCGCTGCTGTATGGGGTTGCCAACATTAAGTCTTATAGTGGCTGAAAACCAAAGTCTTGTGAACCATAACGTTTCTAAAAAAGGGGCGTCAATCAATTTAGGGATGCCTCAAAACCTCAATACACAAATAATAGTAAGCGCAATATTAAGTTTGAATAAAAACAAAAATATGTATGACACAATGGTGACTCAAGCTTTAGAAATATGTGATGGTACAGGCGCGTACCGAATTGCATCTAGGTTATTGAGTCCAAGCGTAAGCCTAAGGTCTGCTCAAAACAGTGATATAAAAACTGTTTTTAATTGGCAATCAGACCCTAAAATAAGGCAATTTTCTCGTAACCCCAAACCAGTAAGCTGGGAAGAGCATAAAGCCTGGTATCACGCTAGCCAAGCGAACCCCAAAAGACATATGTACATAATCGAATTTCAAGAACAACCGGCAGGTGTTCTCAGACTCGATTTAATTCCTAAAACTAGCGACTACGAGGTCTCGATACTGGTCTCACCTAATTTACAAAGACAAAATATCGCGCTCAAGGCCTTACATGCAATTGATGAACACTTTTTTAAGCGTAATATTCATGCGTACGTTTCAACAGCCAATAAAGCTTCACAAAGCCTATTTACCCAAGCCAATTATCGAAGAGTATCGGACGAACATTTTATTCGTCCAGCCAACAATTTAACTAGAGAAGACAACAACTAG
- a CDS encoding aminotransferase class III-fold pyridoxal phosphate-dependent enzyme, translating to MSRQYSSSEQWLKRAEQTIPLGSQTFSKSKTQFPVGAAPLYLEKGKGAKVWDIDGNEYIDFMNGLLCVSLGYADEDVTQAVYQQIQTGVSFSLPHKLEVEVAEKLVALVPCAEKVRFGKNGSDATSAAIRLARAYTNKDMVLVCGYHGWQDWYIGSTARNLGVPEATQVLTKSFPFNDIDALKSLVEQYEGKVAAIIMEPMNVEYPKDGYLAEVQTLAKANNIVFVFDETITGCRFAKGGAQEFFGITPDLATLGKGLANGFPLSAIVGKAEIMDLMEDVFFSGTFAGETAALAAAKVVLDKIDKLNVPAQLTRTGQYLLTELNKLIVKYDCQDFASTAGHPSWSFIQFGDYNGYTSFEIKTLYMQEMLARGILTFGTHNISYAHTNAHVDTLLNGYREVLQTMKNAINSNTVIEKLNCAPLEPLFKTR from the coding sequence ATGAGTAGGCAGTATTCATCCTCTGAGCAGTGGTTAAAAAGAGCCGAGCAAACGATTCCACTTGGTTCGCAAACCTTTAGCAAAAGTAAAACGCAGTTTCCTGTTGGTGCAGCACCGCTTTACCTTGAAAAAGGTAAAGGTGCGAAAGTCTGGGATATCGACGGCAACGAATATATCGACTTTATGAATGGCCTGTTATGTGTATCCCTTGGTTATGCAGATGAAGATGTTACACAAGCGGTTTATCAGCAAATTCAAACAGGCGTTAGCTTTTCACTACCACATAAATTAGAAGTTGAGGTAGCAGAGAAACTCGTAGCACTTGTACCTTGTGCAGAAAAAGTGCGATTTGGTAAAAATGGCTCAGATGCTACCTCGGCTGCAATTCGACTGGCCCGAGCCTATACAAATAAAGACATGGTATTGGTTTGTGGTTATCACGGCTGGCAAGATTGGTACATTGGCTCTACGGCTCGCAACTTGGGTGTACCAGAAGCCACTCAAGTACTCACGAAAAGCTTTCCATTTAATGATATTGACGCACTCAAAAGCCTAGTAGAGCAATACGAAGGAAAGGTCGCTGCAATTATTATGGAGCCAATGAATGTTGAATACCCTAAAGACGGCTATTTAGCAGAAGTTCAAACACTAGCTAAGGCTAATAATATCGTATTCGTTTTTGATGAAACGATTACGGGCTGTCGTTTTGCTAAAGGCGGTGCACAAGAATTTTTTGGTATAACACCTGATCTCGCCACCCTAGGTAAAGGCTTAGCCAATGGCTTTCCACTATCAGCCATCGTTGGTAAAGCTGAGATTATGGATTTAATGGAAGACGTATTTTTCTCAGGCACATTTGCAGGTGAAACTGCGGCATTGGCAGCCGCTAAAGTCGTACTTGATAAAATTGATAAATTGAATGTACCAGCTCAACTTACACGAACAGGACAATACTTATTGACTGAGTTAAACAAATTAATTGTCAAATATGATTGTCAAGACTTTGCCAGTACGGCAGGTCACCCTTCATGGTCGTTCATACAATTTGGTGACTACAATGGCTACACAAGTTTTGAAATAAAAACCTTGTATATGCAGGAAATGCTTGCACGAGGGATTTTGACATTTGGTACTCACAATATCAGCTACGCCCATACAAATGCGCATGTTGATACTTTACTCAACGGGTACAGGGAAGTGTTGCAGACCATGAAAAATGCTATAAATAGTAATACTGTCATCGAAAAGCTTAACTGCGCGCCACTTGAGCCGCTATTTAAAACTAGATAA
- a CDS encoding cytidylyltransferase domain-containing protein: MKRNTAHLTHDLNVVAILQARMSSSRLPGKVLKPILGAPMLAHHIKRLARCQNIEQLVVATSTREEDQAIVKLCQQLNVACYTGSLNNVLDRYHQAANHYQADIVVRLTGDCPLADPQIIDDVIATHITQGNDYTSNVEPATFPDGFDVEVFNIEQLTTAWQQAKKQSDLEHVTPYIRNTLANKKGNYVSPVDYSHYRLTVDEPNDFVLVEKIYQALGRQGQYFTNEQIYQLLTNKPELAILNQDTMRNEGYLTSIVQEQHNDANDK, from the coding sequence ATGAAACGCAATACTGCTCACCTTACACATGATTTAAACGTTGTCGCGATTTTACAGGCAAGAATGAGTTCCAGCCGTTTGCCAGGCAAAGTGCTCAAACCCATTTTAGGCGCCCCTATGCTAGCGCATCATATTAAGCGCCTAGCACGTTGTCAAAATATTGAACAATTAGTTGTCGCGACTTCAACAAGGGAGGAAGATCAAGCAATTGTTAAACTTTGTCAGCAGCTCAATGTTGCTTGTTATACAGGTAGTTTAAACAATGTGCTTGACAGGTATCATCAAGCTGCAAACCACTATCAAGCAGATATTGTTGTGCGACTCACTGGCGACTGCCCATTAGCGGATCCGCAAATTATTGACGATGTGATTGCCACGCACATAACACAAGGTAACGACTACACGTCAAATGTTGAGCCTGCTACCTTTCCTGACGGCTTTGACGTTGAAGTATTTAACATTGAACAGCTAACAACGGCTTGGCAACAAGCTAAGAAACAATCAGATCTTGAGCATGTTACTCCCTACATTCGCAATACACTTGCCAATAAAAAAGGTAACTATGTCTCCCCTGTCGATTATTCTCACTATCGCTTAACCGTTGATGAGCCAAATGACTTTGTTTTAGTCGAAAAGATTTATCAGGCGCTAGGTCGCCAAGGTCAGTATTTTACGAACGAGCAAATCTACCAATTATTAACCAATAAACCAGAGTTAGCGATCCTAAATCAAGACACAATGCGCAACGAAGGATATTTAACATCAATTGTCCAAGAGCAGCATAACGACGCTAATGATAAATAA
- a CDS encoding aldo/keto reductase, which produces MKLALGTVQFGLDYGISNQSGQVNSTEVEAILQQAHDAGITLLDSASVYGNSEQVLGQLNISQRFELVTKIPKLAHNTTSIMPHIEQSLRLLKRDQLDAVLFHHADDLISHTKRSVFYQELAALKQQEVVSRIGVSLYQPEQWQLLKNQYQLDLLQVPVNVLDQRFVSSSLLTDYQKHTVKLHCRSAFLQGLLLMPANQRPSYFQPYQDQLARFDRLVKQFHCLPLVMCLALFHVLDTNIKANQNIDDNIIEQVVVGCCSSAQLHEIVRANQIARTININPQPLSELASDIQALINPSLWQLGN; this is translated from the coding sequence ATGAAATTAGCATTAGGCACAGTACAGTTTGGGCTTGACTATGGCATTAGCAATCAAAGCGGCCAAGTCAACTCAACCGAAGTTGAAGCAATACTACAACAGGCGCACGATGCAGGTATCACACTGCTAGACAGTGCCAGTGTTTATGGCAATAGTGAACAGGTATTAGGTCAGCTTAATATTAGCCAGCGCTTTGAATTAGTGACAAAAATACCTAAACTAGCGCATAACACGACAAGTATTATGCCTCACATTGAGCAAAGCTTACGTTTGCTTAAGCGCGATCAATTAGACGCTGTATTGTTTCACCATGCCGATGATTTAATTAGCCATACCAAGCGAAGTGTTTTTTACCAAGAGTTAGCGGCGCTAAAGCAGCAAGAGGTGGTTAGCCGTATTGGTGTGTCACTTTATCAACCCGAGCAGTGGCAACTGTTAAAAAATCAATATCAACTAGATCTACTACAAGTGCCTGTTAATGTTTTAGATCAACGCTTTGTTTCAAGCTCTTTGCTGACTGATTACCAAAAACACACTGTAAAATTACATTGTCGTTCAGCTTTTTTACAAGGCTTACTACTAATGCCCGCAAATCAGCGGCCAAGCTATTTTCAGCCTTACCAAGATCAGCTCGCTCGTTTTGACCGATTAGTAAAACAGTTCCATTGTCTACCATTGGTAATGTGTCTAGCTCTGTTTCATGTATTAGATACGAATATTAAAGCTAATCAAAATATTGACGATAATATCATTGAACAGGTTGTTGTTGGTTGTTGTAGCTCAGCGCAGCTACACGAAATAGTCCGTGCCAACCAAATAGCGAGAACAATCAATATTAACCCACAGCCGCTAAGTGAACTTGCCTCAGACATTCAAGCTTTGATCAATCCCAGCCTTTGGCAACTAGGTAATTAA
- a CDS encoding motility associated factor glycosyltransferase family protein has protein sequence MSFLQTNLDIVKARWPKLYRAVKNENLAKLTVESEQNTLIINNIQLTTNYNHTAEARLQLSRIPADAKRAFIYGIGLGDTARLALQNKSLQQIHIVILNIGVFTHVMNALDHTDWLKAKEITLYHFDEIDEVYAPFCANPAELTLASDECVLLRDRIQLELNHDFINSNHNTEKVTKTIETNLALISKDSPISAMTKLKTDTVYIAAAGPTLEDHLAWLSQNKPFIIALDASVKTLLAHNITPDIVISIDVISDRLFDDLTYEKLSTTSLVYFPNVATKVIEKWRGKRFFSYSNTPMYQAYKAQIDSPALYSAGSVIHPAVDLAAYLGAKSIVLLGADFAFTKNKSHANPEKSAHSKNPLEYAVQFTVDWVFNGHGEKVSSMPNLKGYLRDLERYIAAHNHINFLNGSLEGAQIAGTILWQPK, from the coding sequence ATGAGCTTTTTACAAACTAATCTGGACATTGTTAAGGCAAGGTGGCCAAAACTTTATCGTGCCGTAAAAAATGAAAATCTAGCTAAGTTAACCGTAGAGTCAGAGCAAAACACACTCATCATCAATAATATTCAGTTAACTACCAATTATAATCATACCGCAGAAGCCAGACTGCAACTCAGTCGCATTCCCGCCGATGCGAAGCGTGCATTTATATACGGTATTGGCTTAGGTGATACCGCCAGACTGGCCCTACAAAATAAATCTCTGCAGCAGATACACATCGTCATATTGAACATTGGTGTTTTTACCCACGTAATGAATGCACTCGATCATACAGACTGGCTCAAAGCCAAAGAAATAACGCTTTACCACTTCGACGAAATTGACGAGGTATATGCCCCTTTTTGTGCTAACCCCGCGGAACTTACCCTTGCCAGTGATGAATGCGTATTACTTAGAGACCGTATTCAATTGGAACTTAACCATGACTTCATCAACTCAAACCACAACACCGAGAAAGTAACTAAGACTATAGAAACAAATCTGGCACTTATCTCCAAAGACTCCCCCATTAGCGCAATGACGAAGCTAAAAACAGATACGGTTTATATCGCTGCGGCCGGTCCAACACTTGAAGACCACTTAGCTTGGTTATCACAAAACAAGCCTTTTATCATTGCACTTGATGCCAGTGTAAAAACACTACTTGCTCATAATATAACGCCAGATATTGTTATTTCTATTGATGTTATATCAGATAGGTTATTTGATGACTTAACCTATGAAAAATTGTCTACAACTAGCCTTGTGTATTTTCCCAACGTCGCAACAAAAGTTATTGAAAAATGGCGTGGAAAGCGCTTTTTTAGCTACAGTAATACGCCTATGTATCAGGCATATAAAGCGCAAATAGACAGTCCAGCCCTTTATTCTGCTGGCAGTGTTATTCACCCAGCTGTTGATCTTGCTGCTTATTTGGGTGCCAAATCTATTGTTTTACTTGGCGCAGACTTCGCTTTTACCAAAAACAAAAGCCACGCTAACCCTGAAAAATCTGCTCATAGCAAAAACCCCCTTGAATATGCAGTTCAGTTCACCGTTGATTGGGTGTTTAACGGTCACGGAGAAAAAGTTTCGAGTATGCCTAATCTAAAAGGTTATTTAAGGGATTTAGAGCGCTATATTGCAGCACATAACCATATTAATTTTTTAAACGGCAGTCTTGAAGGCGCTCAAATTGCAGGCACAATATTATGGCAACCGAAATAG
- a CDS encoding methyltransferase domain-containing protein yields MTTHKRAFLDFYGKFNISPVTQDISDLKKHFERRQGLYLQCGIVPSLIEGKDVMEVGPGTGQNVVYTNALRPKTYDLIDGNKASCEQTKVNLEHYFKGQENYKVIAADFNEYQSDKKYDVVICEGTIPFQNNPSEFLLKLSGFVKPGGFMMITCIDHVSFLSDMLHRLLAHIILEEQNLSMFSSDIEDILQALTPFFTEQLSHLKGMSRNIRDLILDNIVHPFVGKPLSIAQAVQTLDENFNVYNASPGFITDWRWYKDIYGNNISANQTVINLFGSNIHNFIDYRSTAPALASEIGDQIVDLSSKLVEAILAIGENTDFNILIQDLQTWLEQLLAISEQNNLSISEALRDFCQTLAFWQKTGKLATELTEFSPWFGRGQQYLSFIRDSELTFI; encoded by the coding sequence ATGACTACGCATAAGAGAGCATTCTTGGATTTTTATGGGAAATTTAACATTTCCCCTGTTACCCAAGATATTTCTGATTTAAAAAAGCACTTTGAAAGACGTCAGGGGTTATACCTCCAATGTGGTATCGTTCCTTCGTTAATCGAAGGCAAAGATGTCATGGAAGTAGGCCCTGGAACAGGACAAAATGTTGTTTACACCAATGCACTTAGGCCGAAAACTTATGATCTGATTGATGGTAATAAAGCGAGTTGTGAACAAACTAAAGTAAACTTAGAGCATTACTTTAAAGGACAAGAAAATTATAAAGTTATCGCTGCTGACTTTAACGAGTATCAATCAGATAAAAAATATGATGTGGTTATCTGTGAAGGGACTATTCCATTTCAAAACAACCCAAGCGAGTTTTTGCTGAAATTATCTGGTTTTGTCAAGCCGGGTGGTTTTATGATGATCACCTGTATAGATCATGTTAGCTTTTTGAGTGACATGCTGCACAGATTACTCGCACATATTATTCTGGAAGAGCAAAACTTATCTATGTTCAGCTCTGATATCGAAGATATATTGCAAGCACTCACGCCTTTTTTCACCGAGCAGTTAAGCCATTTAAAGGGCATGTCTCGTAATATTCGAGATTTGATTTTAGACAACATCGTCCACCCCTTTGTTGGCAAACCTTTGTCAATTGCTCAGGCGGTCCAAACCTTAGACGAAAACTTTAATGTTTATAATGCTTCCCCTGGCTTTATCACTGACTGGCGTTGGTACAAAGATATTTACGGGAACAACATTTCTGCTAACCAAACGGTGATTAACTTATTTGGCAGTAATATTCACAATTTTATTGATTACCGCTCAACCGCGCCTGCTTTGGCCTCTGAAATAGGGGATCAGATCGTGGATTTATCAAGTAAGTTAGTAGAAGCTATTTTGGCAATTGGTGAAAATACTGATTTCAATATCTTGATACAAGATCTGCAAACTTGGCTTGAACAACTTTTAGCAATTAGTGAACAAAATAATTTATCTATTTCTGAGGCACTCAGGGACTTTTGCCAAACCTTAGCCTTTTGGCAAAAGACAGGGAAATTAGCCACTGAATTGACTGAATTCTCGCCTTGGTTTGGTCGAGGTCAACAGTATCTTAGCTTTATTCGCGATAGTGAGCTGACATTTATATAG